One genomic segment of Pandoraea sputorum includes these proteins:
- a CDS encoding DMT family transporter has product MRSSDIARLLALSAIWGASFLFMRIIVPALGPLPTAFFRVTLGAIGLAVILLAMRVRWEFKGLLGAAMVLGVINSGIPFVMYCLAARVLPAGYSAILNATTPLMGVVIGALFFRERLTGAKSLGVLLGLIGVAVLTRTGPVTMSGPVLMGALACLVATSCYGLAGYLTKRWITERGGLDAKLVAFGSQLGAAVVLLPFFGYVSATSGIPGPVTGGVWAAMAALGFLCSAVAYMLFFRLIADLGPLRSLTVTFLIPPFGVLWGALFLNEAVTMAHFFGGCFIALAVWLVCKPPKALPSTSRAAS; this is encoded by the coding sequence ATGCGTTCATCCGACATCGCCCGTTTGTTGGCGCTCTCCGCCATCTGGGGAGCCAGCTTTCTTTTCATGCGCATCATCGTGCCTGCGCTCGGGCCGTTGCCTACCGCGTTCTTTCGCGTGACGCTCGGGGCTATCGGCCTAGCGGTCATTCTGCTGGCGATGCGCGTTCGTTGGGAATTCAAAGGGTTGCTCGGGGCCGCGATGGTGCTCGGCGTTATCAATTCGGGCATTCCGTTCGTCATGTATTGCCTTGCCGCGCGCGTGCTTCCCGCCGGATATTCCGCGATTCTCAATGCCACCACGCCGCTGATGGGCGTTGTGATCGGCGCGCTGTTTTTCCGTGAGCGTCTGACGGGTGCCAAGAGTCTGGGCGTGCTGCTGGGGCTGATCGGCGTGGCCGTGCTCACGCGCACCGGCCCGGTCACGATGTCCGGACCCGTTCTGATGGGGGCGCTGGCGTGTCTCGTCGCCACGTCGTGCTACGGCCTTGCCGGTTACCTGACCAAGCGCTGGATCACCGAGCGCGGGGGTCTCGATGCGAAGCTCGTGGCATTCGGCAGCCAACTCGGCGCGGCCGTCGTCCTGCTGCCGTTCTTTGGCTACGTGTCGGCGACGTCAGGCATTCCCGGACCCGTGACCGGTGGCGTGTGGGCCGCCATGGCAGCGCTCGGCTTCCTGTGCAGCGCCGTCGCCTATATGTTGTTCTTCCGTCTTATCGCCGATCTCGGACCGTTGCGCTCGCTGACCGTCACTTTCCTGATTCCGCCGTTCGGCGTGCTCTGGGGCGCATTGTTCCTGAACGAAGCCGTCACAATGGCTCACTTCTTCGGCGGATGTTTTATCGCGCTGGCCGTCTGGTTGGTATGTAAGCCGCCGAAGGCGCTACCGTCGACGAGCCGCGCTGCCTCATAA
- a CDS encoding VUT family protein, with protein MTDLASTLSAESLVPSQQATHITPAVIVLAIGFVSFLLISNALGARVCEVTLPWTVAGEPFRLTFSAALISFPFAYLFSSVLTEVYGYRISRVVIWSGLAANLVMLVFLWLTAMLPTDPTWAAQTGFTDEVQRHWFESIAHMFLASVSACLVGEFANAATLARMKIAMHGRLASLRFIVGSALAALLDSVVFVVVAFAYVLDLDAMTRMAGLEFVFKCALQWLVLPMTVGLARWLKRTDGIDHYDIGTSLNPFGFRLSRTKASGSRQ; from the coding sequence ATGACTGATCTTGCTTCGACGCTGTCTGCCGAGAGCCTCGTTCCGTCGCAACAGGCGACACACATCACACCGGCCGTGATTGTGCTGGCCATCGGCTTTGTCAGTTTTCTCCTGATATCGAATGCGCTGGGCGCGCGCGTGTGTGAAGTCACGCTGCCATGGACCGTCGCGGGCGAGCCGTTCCGGCTCACGTTTTCTGCCGCGCTGATCAGTTTCCCGTTCGCCTATCTCTTCTCGTCGGTACTGACCGAGGTCTACGGTTATCGCATCAGCCGGGTTGTGATCTGGAGCGGCCTTGCCGCAAATCTCGTGATGCTTGTATTCCTGTGGTTGACGGCCATGCTGCCGACCGACCCCACATGGGCCGCCCAAACCGGCTTCACGGACGAGGTACAACGTCACTGGTTCGAGTCGATCGCACACATGTTCCTGGCGTCGGTCTCGGCCTGTCTCGTGGGTGAATTCGCCAACGCAGCAACGCTGGCCCGTATGAAGATCGCGATGCACGGCAGACTGGCGAGCCTTCGATTCATCGTCGGCAGTGCGTTGGCGGCATTGCTCGATTCCGTCGTCTTCGTGGTTGTGGCGTTCGCTTACGTGCTCGACCTCGACGCCATGACGCGCATGGCCGGGCTCGAATTCGTCTTCAAATGTGCCCTGCAATGGCTCGTTTTGCCGATGACGGTCGGCCTCGCCCGATGGCTCAAACGCACAGATGGTATCGATCATTACGACATCGGCACGTCGCTGAACCCGTTCGGCTTTCGCTTGTCACGCACGAAAGCCTCGGGTAGTCGTCAATAG
- a CDS encoding gamma-glutamylcyclotransferase family protein gives MMRAAERHGIAAPTYVGTSTLGGQLYDFGSYPGMVLGVGMDERVTGDVYRIDAALIPVLDEIEAVYPGEAGLFVREMLDVACAGATYACIVYPVDAAAVSQLPRIPGGDWIAYRRARDADAA, from the coding sequence ATGATGCGCGCGGCGGAGCGTCACGGTATTGCGGCACCGACGTACGTCGGCACTTCGACGCTAGGCGGGCAGCTTTACGACTTTGGTAGCTATCCGGGTATGGTGTTGGGCGTAGGCATGGACGAGCGCGTGACCGGTGACGTCTACCGGATAGATGCGGCGCTTATCCCCGTGCTCGACGAAATCGAAGCCGTCTATCCGGGCGAGGCAGGCCTATTCGTGCGAGAGATGCTGGACGTCGCGTGCGCCGGTGCCACGTACGCGTGCATCGTCTATCCGGTGGATGCAGCAGCCGTCAGCCAGTTGCCTCGTATCCCGGGCGGCGACTGGATCGCCTATCGCCGGGCACGGGACGCCGACGCAGCGTAG
- a CDS encoding AraC family transcriptional regulator: MDTEAPGLGPLPAAQAEFDNYVVPDTFMPTPSRPVRLRARPLRDGIRVPNHRHAWAQVAYTPRGVIQIAVADAAWIVPPSRAIWIPPDIEHSLLVNEPSYLRTLYVHPDVIPSGLDQCRVVEVSALLRELIAAIDVPSPDLDPPREQLLGALILDELRRASPLPLEVPLPRDKRLLTLCTAMLADPARAWTLDQWARFAGASPRTIGRLFRQELNMSFVQWRQQALLAQAIPLASKGYPLSRIARELGYRSQSAFSAMFKRTFGRTPTDFFATAPDTTFVGTDERTDD, encoded by the coding sequence ATGGATACCGAGGCGCCGGGCCTCGGCCCCCTGCCCGCCGCTCAGGCCGAGTTCGACAACTACGTCGTACCGGACACCTTCATGCCGACACCGTCGCGCCCGGTGCGTTTGCGCGCCCGGCCGTTACGCGATGGCATCCGCGTTCCGAATCATCGCCACGCATGGGCACAGGTCGCTTACACCCCGCGAGGCGTCATCCAGATCGCCGTGGCCGACGCCGCGTGGATCGTGCCGCCCTCACGGGCCATCTGGATTCCCCCCGACATCGAACACAGCCTGCTGGTCAACGAGCCGTCGTATCTGCGCACGCTGTACGTGCATCCCGACGTGATCCCGTCGGGTCTCGATCAGTGTCGCGTGGTGGAAGTGTCCGCGCTGCTGCGGGAGTTGATCGCCGCGATCGATGTGCCCAGCCCGGATCTCGATCCGCCGCGCGAGCAATTGCTCGGCGCGCTGATTCTCGACGAACTGCGACGCGCCTCCCCGCTGCCGCTGGAAGTCCCGCTTCCCCGCGACAAGCGCCTGCTCACGTTATGCACGGCGATGCTCGCCGATCCGGCCCGCGCCTGGACGCTCGATCAATGGGCGCGCTTCGCCGGTGCCAGCCCGCGCACGATCGGACGCCTGTTCCGTCAGGAACTCAATATGAGCTTCGTGCAATGGCGTCAGCAGGCGCTGCTCGCGCAGGCGATTCCGCTGGCGTCCAAAGGCTATCCGCTTTCGCGTATCGCGCGCGAACTCGGCTATCGGAGCCAGAGCGCCTTCTCCGCGATGTTCAAGCGCACCTTCGGACGTACGCCGACCGACTTCTTCGCCACGGCCCCCGACACTACATTTGTCGGAACAGATGAGCGTACTGACGACTGA
- a CDS encoding LytR/AlgR family response regulator transcription factor, translating to MTSPVALIAEDEPLLADALRAMLAQAWPDLQMLPIAPDGTSAIAAIARSQPDVVFLDISMPGATGIEVAQACARMNRPPQIVFVTAFDRFALEAFDAAAVDYLLKPVAPERLARTVARVRERLAAPTGDTLSKLLTTLRTHLDAGEGRPSASSESAPAGQANQNGQKPREYLQFVRASVRDEIRIVPVEEICFFEAADKYVVVATVEGDLLIRTSLRELLPQLDPSRFWQVHRSTVVNVGEVVSAQHTPLGRLTLKLKRRKDRVAVSRQYAHLFRQM from the coding sequence ATGACATCCCCCGTCGCCCTGATCGCCGAAGACGAACCATTGCTTGCCGACGCGTTGCGCGCCATGCTCGCGCAGGCCTGGCCCGACTTGCAGATGCTGCCCATTGCACCCGATGGCACGTCGGCGATTGCGGCCATCGCCCGATCGCAACCGGACGTTGTGTTTCTCGACATCTCGATGCCGGGTGCGACCGGCATTGAGGTTGCGCAGGCGTGTGCGCGAATGAACCGACCGCCTCAGATCGTGTTCGTGACGGCGTTCGACCGGTTCGCGCTGGAGGCCTTCGACGCGGCGGCCGTCGATTACCTGCTCAAGCCGGTGGCGCCTGAGCGCCTGGCGCGCACGGTTGCGCGCGTGCGCGAACGGCTGGCCGCGCCGACGGGCGATACGCTATCGAAGTTGTTGACGACATTACGTACGCATCTGGATGCGGGAGAAGGGCGGCCGTCCGCGTCATCCGAGAGCGCGCCTGCGGGACAGGCGAATCAAAATGGACAGAAGCCCCGCGAATATCTCCAGTTCGTGCGTGCATCGGTGCGCGACGAAATCCGGATTGTGCCCGTCGAAGAAATTTGCTTTTTCGAAGCGGCGGACAAGTATGTCGTGGTGGCAACGGTCGAAGGTGACCTGCTCATCCGCACGAGTCTGCGCGAGCTACTGCCGCAGCTCGATCCGTCGCGATTCTGGCAGGTGCATCGCAGTACGGTCGTCAATGTGGGGGAAGTCGTGAGCGCGCAGCATACGCCGCTCGGACGCCTGACACTCAAACTCAAACGCCGCAAAGACCGCGTGGCGGTCAGTCGTCAGTACGCTCATCTGTTCCGACAAATGTAG